From a single Streptomyces sp. NBC_01264 genomic region:
- a CDS encoding ABC transporter ATP-binding protein, which produces MGIEIAVEGLTMSFGKQNIWQDVTLTLPAGEVSVMLGPSGTGKTVFLKSLIGLLKPERGRVLVAGVDMVNSPERDIYEARKLFGLMFQDGALFGSMSLFDNIAFPLREHTRKKESEIRRIVMERIDVVGLLGSEGKLPGEISGGMRKRAGLARALVLDPQIVLCDEPDSGLDPVRTANLSQLLIDLNAQIDATMLIVTHNLDIAATVPDNMGMLFRRKLVTFGPREVLLTSDEPVVAQFLAGRREGPIGMSEEKDEATLAAEAAVPAVAPATPRVIVPQLEPSPGLPRRRAVLRRRERVLAMLDTLPPAARAAIEDTYAHGAQAPTLRLPATGSGS; this is translated from the coding sequence ATGGGAATCGAAATAGCCGTTGAGGGTCTGACCATGTCCTTCGGCAAGCAGAACATCTGGCAGGACGTGACCTTGACGTTGCCCGCGGGAGAAGTGAGCGTCATGCTCGGCCCCTCCGGCACCGGGAAGACGGTGTTCCTCAAGTCGCTCATCGGCCTGCTGAAGCCGGAGCGGGGACGCGTCCTCGTAGCCGGCGTCGACATGGTGAACAGCCCCGAGCGCGACATATACGAGGCCCGCAAACTCTTCGGTCTCATGTTTCAGGACGGCGCCCTCTTCGGTTCCATGTCCCTCTTCGACAACATCGCCTTCCCGCTGCGCGAGCACACGCGGAAGAAGGAGTCGGAGATCCGCCGGATCGTCATGGAGCGCATCGACGTCGTCGGACTCCTCGGCTCCGAGGGCAAGCTCCCCGGCGAGATCAGCGGCGGCATGCGCAAGCGGGCGGGACTGGCCCGCGCGCTCGTGCTCGACCCGCAGATCGTGCTGTGCGACGAGCCGGACTCCGGCCTCGACCCCGTCCGCACCGCCAACCTCTCGCAGTTGCTGATCGACCTGAACGCACAGATCGACGCGACGATGCTCATCGTCACCCACAACCTCGACATCGCCGCGACCGTCCCCGACAACATGGGGATGCTCTTCCGGCGCAAGCTCGTCACCTTCGGCCCCCGCGAAGTGCTGCTCACCAGCGACGAGCCGGTCGTGGCGCAGTTCCTCGCGGGACGGCGCGAAGGCCCCATCGGAATGTCCGAGGAGAAGGACGAGGCCACGCTCGCGGCCGAGGCCGCCGTGCCCGCCGTCGCACCCGCCACGCCCCGGGTCATCGTCCCGCAACTGGAGCCCTCACCCGGACTGCCGCGGCGCCGGGCGGTCCTCAGGCGCCGCGAGCGCGTACTCGCCATGCTCGACACGCTGCCGCCCGCCGCCCGCGCCGCCATCGAGGACACGTACGCGCACGGGGCGCAGGCACCGACCCTGCGCCTTCCGGCCACCGGGAGCGGCTCGTGA
- a CDS encoding HSP90 family protein, which produces MPESETSHTFQVDLRGLVDLLSHHLYSSPRVYLRELLQNAVDAITARQALEPGSPATITVRTGATLTVTDTGIGLTEADVHRFLATIGRSSKRTLDGAGLDAARGDFIGQFGIGLLACFVVADEITVLSRSAADPAAPAVEWTGHSDGRYTIRTLPASAVPEPGTTVRLTPRADNAEWTSPRKVAELARHYGGLLRHEVTVEGPRGETDQVNETPPWEQTHRSPLARREAMTAYCRTLFGFTPLDTIELDLPAAGLRGVAYVLPTAMSPAQRAGHRVHLKGMLLTDQAPELLPEWAFFVRCVVDTTSLRPTASREALYEDGTLSAVRDALGDRIRDWLTGLAASDPSLLHRFIETHHLAVKALARYDDELLRIVLPWLPFETTDGNVTLEEFARTHPALLITRSVEEFRQVAPIAAAAGLGVVNGGYTYDRDLVLRLPEIRPGTSVTDLDPATVTAHLDDVDRSAELRAAAFLAIARETVAVHDCDVVLRDFQPVTASALFLDNREARHERTRSSLAADSDGVWADILGSLRSETPRAQLVLNHLNPLVRQAITIAERGLAVTTAEALYGQALLLSRRPLRASESALLNRAFIGLLTHAMHHSGTTAPGSEPRKEL; this is translated from the coding sequence GTGCCCGAATCCGAGACCTCCCACACCTTCCAGGTCGACCTGCGCGGCCTGGTCGACCTGCTCTCCCACCACCTCTACTCCAGCCCCCGCGTCTACCTGCGCGAGCTGCTGCAGAACGCCGTGGACGCCATCACCGCACGCCAGGCCCTGGAACCCGGGTCACCCGCCACCATCACGGTGCGCACCGGCGCGACCCTCACCGTCACGGACACCGGCATCGGCCTGACCGAAGCCGACGTCCACCGGTTCCTCGCGACCATCGGCCGCAGCTCCAAGCGGACCCTGGACGGCGCCGGGCTCGACGCCGCCCGCGGGGACTTCATCGGCCAGTTCGGCATCGGCTTGCTCGCCTGCTTCGTGGTCGCCGACGAGATCACCGTGCTCAGCCGCTCGGCGGCCGACCCCGCGGCGCCCGCCGTCGAATGGACCGGCCACTCCGACGGCCGCTACACCATCCGCACCCTGCCCGCCTCGGCCGTGCCGGAACCGGGCACCACCGTGCGCCTCACCCCGCGCGCCGACAACGCCGAGTGGACCAGTCCGCGGAAGGTCGCCGAACTGGCCCGGCACTACGGCGGCCTCCTGCGGCACGAAGTCACCGTCGAGGGCCCGCGCGGCGAGACCGACCAGGTCAACGAGACACCCCCCTGGGAGCAGACCCACCGCTCCCCGCTGGCCCGCCGCGAAGCCATGACCGCGTACTGCCGGACCCTGTTCGGCTTCACGCCCCTCGACACCATCGAGCTCGACCTGCCGGCCGCCGGGCTGCGCGGCGTCGCGTACGTCCTGCCCACGGCCATGAGCCCGGCCCAGCGGGCCGGCCACCGCGTCCACCTCAAGGGCATGCTGCTCACGGACCAGGCGCCCGAACTCCTCCCGGAATGGGCGTTCTTCGTCCGCTGTGTCGTCGACACCACGAGCCTGCGCCCGACCGCCTCGCGGGAGGCCCTGTACGAGGACGGCACCCTGTCCGCCGTACGGGACGCCCTGGGCGACCGGATCCGCGACTGGCTCACCGGCCTCGCCGCCAGCGACCCCTCCCTCCTGCACCGCTTCATCGAAACGCACCACCTCGCGGTGAAGGCACTGGCCCGCTACGACGACGAGCTGCTGCGCATCGTGCTGCCGTGGCTGCCGTTCGAAACCACCGACGGCAACGTCACGCTGGAGGAGTTCGCGCGGACCCACCCGGCACTCCTGATCACGCGCAGCGTCGAGGAGTTCCGCCAGGTCGCGCCCATCGCCGCGGCCGCCGGCCTCGGCGTCGTCAACGGCGGCTACACGTACGACCGGGACCTCGTGCTCCGGCTCCCGGAGATCCGGCCGGGGACGTCCGTCACAGACCTGGACCCGGCCACGGTCACCGCCCATCTCGACGACGTCGACCGGTCCGCCGAACTGCGCGCGGCGGCGTTCCTCGCGATCGCCCGGGAAACCGTCGCCGTTCACGACTGCGACGTCGTCCTGCGCGACTTCCAGCCGGTCACGGCCTCCGCCCTGTTCCTCGACAACCGCGAGGCCCGGCACGAGCGGACCAGGTCGAGCCTGGCCGCGGACAGCGACGGCGTGTGGGCCGACATCCTCGGGTCCCTGCGCAGCGAGACCCCGCGGGCCCAGCTCGTCCTGAACCACCTGAACCCGTTGGTGCGCCAGGCCATCACGATCGCCGAGCGCGGTCTCGCCGTCACGACGGCCGAAGCCCTCTACGGTCAGGCGCTGCTGCTCAGCCGCCGCCCGCTCCGGGCCAGTGAGAGCGCCCTGCTGAACCGGGCCTTCATCGGCCTGCTCACCCACGCCATGCACCACAGCGGTACCACCGCACCCGGCTCCGAGCCCCGGAAGGAACTGTAG
- a CDS encoding DUF6801 domain-containing protein gives MRGHRPALRTTRVRARGAAIAAFVALAPLIPSAAAAVGPQEISAELPYDCALSSGPQRVAVRVTATFPGRATVGKAIRPTGVTTTVELPAGAVADLTALKATTVVPETRLTLDVAQRGAKAQALWRGTGAAKPVAVPAEGSLRLGTTGEAPAVTAVANGDLTFTATDLGVDLALGTADGAPATPASLSLSCTLAKDADGHGLLATVPVVPATSTPVPTPSPTPSGSPSPSDSAAPGSGRPTAPASPTVSGSPKGPSAPRTPTEGAKGRTGPAPKVGNAGSSAARPPAPPCVKKNPTDKSLNAYITGYANVRKLNGASLIPVSCVQIEQGDPEIAFPPDGTLHLLQKSDAYLDYQGRKQTPPFKATFLTFGFTPTTATMILEQAGPMTVASDVLLVFPDNIAETYVRAPLVLRVLDVEVNGTRLDVGPSCRTQTPLSSPEPDPATYPGPHLVMLGKGQLINGTDATGYVLTSGGPLTGEVTIPAFTGCGAGGEDLDRLLTASISGPGNHIKQIQGQTCAVAVEVPTDGQCTEDRQPYVVPRPER, from the coding sequence ATGAGAGGCCACCGTCCCGCCCTGCGGACAACCCGCGTCCGTGCCCGCGGCGCGGCGATCGCCGCCTTCGTGGCGCTCGCCCCCTTGATCCCATCAGCCGCCGCCGCGGTCGGCCCGCAGGAGATCAGCGCGGAACTGCCCTACGACTGCGCGCTGTCCTCGGGACCGCAGCGCGTCGCGGTGCGGGTCACGGCCACCTTTCCCGGCCGGGCCACGGTCGGCAAGGCCATCCGTCCCACCGGGGTCACCACGACGGTCGAGCTCCCGGCCGGGGCCGTCGCCGACCTGACGGCCCTCAAGGCCACCACGGTGGTGCCCGAGACCAGGCTGACCCTCGACGTCGCCCAGCGCGGGGCGAAGGCGCAGGCCCTCTGGCGCGGCACAGGCGCCGCCAAGCCCGTCGCCGTTCCCGCCGAAGGCTCACTGAGGCTCGGTACGACCGGGGAAGCCCCGGCCGTGACGGCGGTCGCCAACGGCGACCTCACCTTCACGGCCACGGACCTGGGCGTCGACCTCGCCCTCGGTACGGCCGACGGCGCGCCCGCCACTCCCGCGTCCCTCTCCCTCAGCTGCACCCTCGCGAAGGACGCGGACGGCCACGGCCTGCTCGCCACCGTGCCGGTGGTTCCGGCCACCTCCACCCCCGTCCCCACCCCGAGCCCGACCCCGAGCGGTTCGCCCTCCCCGTCGGACTCCGCGGCCCCGGGGTCCGGGCGGCCGACGGCCCCCGCGTCCCCGACGGTCTCCGGTTCCCCGAAGGGGCCGTCGGCGCCCCGGACTCCCACGGAAGGGGCGAAGGGGCGAACGGGCCCGGCGCCGAAGGTCGGCAACGCCGGCTCCTCGGCCGCGAGGCCGCCGGCGCCGCCCTGTGTCAAGAAGAACCCGACCGACAAGTCACTCAACGCCTACATCACGGGCTACGCCAACGTCCGCAAACTGAACGGTGCCTCCCTGATCCCGGTGTCGTGCGTGCAGATCGAGCAGGGTGACCCGGAGATCGCCTTCCCGCCGGACGGGACCCTCCACCTCCTCCAGAAGTCGGACGCCTATCTCGACTACCAGGGCCGCAAACAGACCCCGCCGTTCAAGGCCACCTTCCTGACCTTCGGGTTCACCCCGACGACGGCGACCATGATCCTGGAGCAGGCGGGGCCCATGACCGTCGCCTCGGACGTCCTGCTCGTCTTCCCGGACAACATCGCCGAGACGTACGTACGGGCCCCGCTGGTCCTGCGCGTACTGGACGTCGAGGTCAACGGCACGCGCCTGGACGTCGGCCCGTCGTGCCGCACGCAGACCCCGCTCAGCTCCCCGGAGCCCGATCCGGCCACGTACCCGGGCCCGCACCTGGTGATGCTCGGAAAGGGGCAGCTCATCAACGGCACGGACGCCACCGGTTACGTCCTGACCTCCGGCGGGCCGCTGACCGGCGAGGTGACCATCCCCGCCTTCACGGGCTGCGGCGCGGGTGGCGAAGACCTGGACCGGCTGCTGACCGCGTCCATCTCCGGCCCCGGCAACCACATCAAGCAGATCCAGGGCCAGACCTGCGCGGTGGCGGTCGAGGTACCGACCGACGGCCAGTGCACCGAGGACCGCCAGCCGTACGTGGTCCCCCGACCGGAGCGCTGA
- a CDS encoding AarF/UbiB family protein — MSRRPACGTAGSWWTAAVAQVHCATLPDGRRVVVKIQRPGIVRKVEQDLDIVRRVARSLDRHYAWARGHQLHRPRGRLRRGPHRGTRLPDRGPQPERGPGPPPATRPC; from the coding sequence GTGTCGCGGCGGCCGGCGTGTGGGACGGCGGGGTCCTGGTGGACGGCAGCGGTCGCCCAGGTCCACTGCGCCACGCTGCCCGACGGCCGCCGCGTCGTCGTCAAGATCCAGCGCCCCGGCATCGTCCGCAAGGTCGAACAGGACCTCGACATCGTCCGACGCGTTGCCCGCAGCCTTGACCGCCACTACGCCTGGGCCAGGGGCCATCAACTCCACCGCCCTCGCGGACGGCTTCGCCGAGGCCCTCACCGAGGAACTCGACTTCCGGATCGAGGCCCGCAACCTGAACGCGGTCCGGGGCCGCCGCCGGCGACCAGGCCCTGCTGA
- a CDS encoding sensor histidine kinase, with translation MTTTRRPSGSVAQWTWATAAVHQDPAVPHAGRRDTVLALVLMALAAGFAVLDHEGKPLDALGWVLLVLGTATVAFRRTHTMPALVAMVVFIGVYHALGYNHVAPTLSSMTLLYTVAVTGPPRRALIAGAVVIAGTVGANWISDAGGALATLRISGWIAAVCMAGVYVRAYRQRAERAERTQEEVAARRVAEERLRIARDLHDLLAHSITLIGVQTSVASHVLNVAPDQLDRAAIAEALDNIADTCRTARAEVRTTLEVLRHGESAQREGPLPDIAALPALARQADARLTRHTEGARIRPAVQAAVYRITQEALTNTSRHGGPEARADITLTSRDGSLYLTITDNGRPSAGTTGSRFGLIGMEERARSVGGSLTAGPRSVGGFAVHAVLPLTSHPATAREDRP, from the coding sequence TTGACGACGACGCGGCGGCCGTCGGGCAGCGTGGCGCAGTGGACCTGGGCGACCGCTGCCGTCCACCAGGACCCCGCCGTCCCACACGCCGGCCGCCGCGACACGGTACTGGCCCTCGTCCTGATGGCGCTGGCCGCCGGGTTCGCCGTACTCGACCACGAGGGAAAGCCCCTCGACGCGCTCGGGTGGGTGCTGCTGGTGCTGGGGACGGCGACCGTCGCGTTCCGCCGGACCCACACCATGCCCGCGCTGGTGGCCATGGTGGTGTTCATCGGTGTCTACCACGCCCTGGGCTACAACCACGTGGCCCCCACCCTCAGCTCGATGACCCTGCTGTACACCGTCGCCGTCACCGGCCCGCCCCGACGGGCCCTGATCGCCGGAGCCGTCGTCATCGCCGGGACCGTCGGCGCGAACTGGATCTCGGACGCCGGCGGCGCCCTGGCAACCCTGCGGATCTCCGGCTGGATCGCGGCCGTGTGCATGGCCGGCGTCTACGTCCGCGCCTACCGCCAGCGCGCCGAGCGCGCCGAGCGCACCCAGGAGGAGGTCGCCGCCCGCCGGGTCGCCGAGGAACGCCTGCGCATCGCCCGCGACCTGCACGACCTCCTCGCGCACTCCATCACCCTGATCGGCGTCCAGACCTCGGTGGCCTCACACGTCCTCAACGTGGCCCCCGACCAGCTCGACCGGGCCGCCATCGCCGAGGCCCTCGACAACATCGCCGACACCTGCCGCACCGCACGCGCCGAAGTCCGCACCACCCTCGAGGTCCTCCGCCACGGAGAGAGCGCCCAGCGCGAGGGCCCGCTGCCGGACATCGCCGCCCTGCCCGCACTCGCCCGCCAGGCCGACGCCCGCCTGACCCGGCACACCGAAGGCGCTCGGATCCGTCCGGCCGTCCAGGCGGCCGTCTACCGCATCACACAGGAAGCCCTCACCAACACCTCCCGGCACGGCGGACCCGAAGCCCGCGCGGACATCACCCTCACCTCCCGCGACGGGAGCCTGTACCTGACCATCACCGACAACGGCCGGCCCTCCGCCGGCACCACCGGCTCCCGCTTCGGCCTCATCGGCATGGAAGAGCGCGCCCGCAGCGTCGGCGGCTCCCTGACCGCAGGCCCCCGCTCCGTCGGCGGCTTCGCCGTGCACGCCGTCCTTCCCCTGACCTCACACCCCGCCACCGCACGAGAGGACCGCCCGTGA
- a CDS encoding DUF1206 domain-containing protein: MTAGGAVREGVETASSGGKARGVLARCGLVTRGLLYVLIGVLAVRVAFGVSGGGQADRTGALQELAEKPFGGVLVWAVGIGLVCMTLWRLSEAALGAAGPDGDKPGKRLASLARAVFYGVVAFSVLSFAAGTGGEGRSGDEQSRDVTARVLDVPGGPWWVGTAGVAIAIGGVVIAVQAARRTFRKHLAMGRQPEQVRTTVEILGVAGGLARGTVFAAAGAFAVHAAMSYDPAKAKGMDGTLRTFTQTPAGPWLLVVVAAGLVLFGVFSWAMACWRKV, translated from the coding sequence ATGACAGCTGGCGGAGCGGTACGCGAGGGTGTGGAGACCGCTTCGAGCGGCGGCAAGGCGCGGGGCGTACTGGCCCGGTGCGGCCTGGTGACGCGCGGGCTGCTGTACGTGCTCATCGGCGTACTCGCGGTGCGCGTCGCCTTCGGTGTGAGCGGCGGCGGGCAGGCGGACCGGACGGGCGCACTGCAGGAGCTCGCGGAGAAGCCCTTCGGCGGCGTCCTCGTATGGGCCGTCGGCATAGGTCTGGTCTGCATGACGCTGTGGCGGCTCTCGGAGGCGGCACTGGGTGCGGCCGGCCCCGACGGGGACAAGCCCGGCAAGCGACTGGCCTCTTTGGCCCGGGCCGTGTTCTACGGGGTCGTCGCGTTCTCCGTACTCTCCTTCGCCGCCGGAACCGGTGGCGAAGGCCGGTCCGGCGACGAGCAGTCGCGCGATGTGACGGCCCGGGTGCTCGATGTGCCGGGCGGGCCGTGGTGGGTCGGGACAGCGGGCGTGGCGATCGCCATCGGCGGGGTCGTGATCGCGGTACAGGCGGCGCGGCGCACCTTCCGCAAGCACCTGGCGATGGGGCGACAGCCCGAGCAGGTCCGCACCACGGTCGAGATCCTCGGGGTCGCGGGCGGTCTGGCGCGCGGCACCGTCTTCGCCGCGGCCGGAGCCTTCGCCGTGCACGCGGCCATGAGCTACGACCCGGCGAAGGCGAAGGGGATGGACGGCACCCTCCGCACGTTCACCCAGACCCCTGCGGGCCCGTGGCTCCTCGTGGTGGTCGCCGCCGGGCTCGTGCTGTTCGGGGTGTTCTCCTGGGCCATGGCCTGCTGGCGCAAGGTCTGA
- a CDS encoding AI-2E family transporter, translated as MSDTLSSRRTASALRASARVSAELLLVFVMAAAMLWLLGRMWSVVWPLVVALLLTTLTWPLVAFLRRRGWPPAVAASLVTVLFLVVAAGVVALIAVPVASQAGELGDGVVKGIQQLRGWAAGPPLNIGDAQITAAFDTAVDRVQHSVGATVSTVVTGVSTVFSGLITAVLALFLMFFFLKDGPRFLPWLTRQLPGRLATDVPVVAERGWETLGSFVRSQAFVGLLDAVFIGLGLWIVGVPLVLPLAVLTFVSAFVPIVGALFAGLVAVLIALVSNGLTDALIVLVIIVVVQQLEGNVFQPMIQSRGLGLHAAVILLAVTLGGSLAGVVGSLLAVPVAALLAVVWKYLREQLVEPPAAAPETDPVPAG; from the coding sequence ATGTCTGACACGCTGAGTTCGAGAAGGACGGCGTCCGCGCTACGGGCGTCCGCGCGGGTTTCCGCCGAGTTGCTGCTGGTCTTCGTGATGGCTGCCGCGATGTTGTGGCTCCTGGGCCGGATGTGGTCGGTGGTCTGGCCACTGGTCGTGGCCCTGTTGCTCACCACGCTCACGTGGCCCCTGGTCGCCTTCCTGCGGCGGCGCGGGTGGCCTCCCGCCGTGGCCGCGTCGCTGGTGACCGTACTGTTCCTCGTGGTGGCCGCAGGTGTCGTGGCGCTGATCGCGGTGCCGGTGGCGTCGCAGGCCGGCGAGCTGGGTGACGGAGTGGTCAAGGGGATCCAGCAGCTGCGCGGGTGGGCTGCCGGCCCGCCGCTGAACATCGGCGATGCCCAGATCACGGCGGCGTTCGACACTGCGGTCGACCGGGTCCAGCACAGCGTCGGCGCCACGGTGTCCACGGTCGTCACCGGCGTGAGCACCGTCTTCAGCGGTCTGATCACCGCCGTCCTGGCACTCTTCCTGATGTTCTTCTTCCTCAAGGACGGCCCGCGGTTCCTGCCGTGGCTCACCCGGCAGCTCCCCGGTCGGCTCGCCACAGACGTCCCCGTGGTCGCCGAGCGCGGCTGGGAGACCCTCGGATCGTTCGTGCGCTCCCAGGCGTTCGTCGGTCTGCTCGACGCCGTCTTCATCGGGCTGGGGCTGTGGATCGTCGGCGTTCCCCTGGTGTTGCCGCTGGCGGTGCTGACCTTCGTCTCCGCGTTCGTTCCGATCGTGGGTGCCCTGTTCGCCGGCCTGGTCGCGGTGCTGATCGCGCTGGTCTCCAACGGTCTGACGGACGCGCTGATCGTGCTGGTGATCATCGTCGTGGTGCAGCAGCTGGAGGGCAACGTCTTCCAGCCGATGATCCAGAGTCGCGGTCTCGGACTCCACGCGGCGGTGATCCTGCTGGCGGTGACCCTGGGAGGCAGTCTGGCCGGAGTGGTCGGCAGCCTGCTGGCGGTTCCCGTCGCGGCGCTGCTCGCGGTGGTGTGGAAGTACCTGCGCGAGCAGCTCGTCGAACCCCCGGCCGCCGCCCCGGAGACCGACCCGGTCCCCGCCGGCTGA
- a CDS encoding MlaE family ABC transporter permease yields MITGALRQTGRLFALAAEVGRSIFRRPFQFREFVEQFWFIASITILPAALVSIPFGAVIALQVGSLTQQLGAQSFTGGASVLAVIQQASPLIVALLIAGAGGSAICADLGSRKIREELDAMEVMGVSPVQRLVVPRVLATMGVAVLLNGLVSVVGTLGGYFFNVILQGGTPGAYLSSFSALAQLPDLYISEFKALIFGFIAGIVAAYRGLNPRGGPKGVGDAVNQSVVITFMLLFFVNMVLTAVYLHIVPPKGG; encoded by the coding sequence GTGATCACGGGCGCGCTGCGGCAGACCGGCCGGCTCTTCGCCCTCGCGGCAGAGGTGGGCCGGTCCATCTTCCGACGGCCCTTCCAGTTCCGGGAGTTCGTCGAGCAGTTCTGGTTCATCGCCAGCATCACGATCCTGCCGGCCGCACTCGTCTCCATCCCGTTCGGCGCGGTGATCGCCCTCCAGGTCGGTTCGCTCACCCAGCAGTTGGGCGCGCAGTCGTTCACCGGGGGCGCCAGCGTCCTCGCCGTCATCCAGCAGGCGAGCCCGCTCATCGTCGCCCTGCTCATCGCCGGCGCCGGCGGCTCCGCCATCTGCGCCGACCTCGGCTCCCGCAAGATCCGCGAGGAGCTCGACGCGATGGAGGTGATGGGCGTCTCCCCCGTCCAGCGCCTGGTCGTGCCGCGGGTGCTGGCGACGATGGGCGTGGCCGTGCTCCTCAACGGCCTGGTGTCCGTCGTGGGCACGCTCGGCGGCTACTTCTTCAACGTCATCCTCCAGGGCGGCACCCCGGGTGCCTACCTGTCCAGCTTCTCCGCACTCGCCCAGCTGCCCGACCTGTACATCAGCGAGTTCAAGGCCCTGATCTTCGGGTTCATCGCGGGCATCGTCGCCGCCTACCGCGGTCTCAACCCGCGCGGCGGCCCCAAGGGGGTCGGCGACGCCGTCAACCAGTCCGTCGTCATCACGTTCATGCTGCTGTTCTTCGTGAACATGGTGCTGACGGCCGTCTACCTGCACATCGTCCCGCCGAAGGGAGGCTGA
- a CDS encoding DUF4232 domain-containing protein — translation MWEASGVDSTNTSEKPCRVYRYPLVQIAAWQRLATEIKDGAPIPGTPYETVAPGEQLYAALFHGGPMDALQPEMERTITVQLQDTGHVSKKGEPITIDFPGTTYVYDSDSSQVTRWMTAPEPALRFIETP, via the coding sequence ATGTGGGAGGCATCGGGAGTCGACAGCACCAACACCAGCGAGAAGCCGTGCAGGGTCTACCGCTACCCCCTCGTCCAGATCGCCGCCTGGCAGCGCCTGGCCACCGAGATCAAGGACGGTGCCCCGATACCCGGGACGCCGTACGAGACCGTCGCGCCGGGTGAGCAGCTGTACGCCGCCCTGTTCCATGGCGGCCCCATGGACGCGCTCCAGCCGGAGATGGAGAGGACGATCACCGTCCAGCTCCAGGACACCGGGCACGTGAGCAAGAAGGGCGAGCCGATCACGATCGACTTCCCCGGCACAACCTATGTGTACGACAGCGACTCTTCCCAGGTCACCCGCTGGATGACCGCTCCGGAGCCGGCTCTGCGCTTCATCGAGACACCCTGA
- a CDS encoding PucR family transcriptional regulator encodes MPSAAPSPDLGEPLDPLPKEFAALMRPEVPGLIKEIRVEVERAYPVYARLLNGPNADAIRQGVEQALATFVDRVADPDTSSVLRDELLRKFGRVEAYEGRDLDTLQGAYRLGARIALRRAKTLGRRYKLSPSLILAFADALFAYVDELEAIAREGYAEVQARAASEVSALRRQLLHLILVGSPLPQATIAELCEQASWELPDQCTLVALRAPAPDRIRTCLDRDVLADLGMPQPHLLIPGPLTPERRAMLESALAGAPAVIGLTVPPPQAADSIRWARRVLQLIDDGIVPDQPLVHCEDHLTTLWLLSDPALVTRIAARELAPLSGLTGSRRGRLVETLRVHISTRGPADQVAELLGVHAQTVRYRLRNLDAHLGDRITDPEHRFTLEAALRSLHLQGNDYAE; translated from the coding sequence ATGCCCTCAGCCGCACCATCGCCGGACCTCGGTGAACCGCTCGACCCGCTCCCCAAGGAGTTCGCCGCCTTGATGAGGCCCGAGGTTCCGGGCCTCATCAAGGAGATCCGCGTCGAGGTGGAGCGCGCCTATCCGGTGTACGCCCGCCTCCTCAACGGCCCCAACGCGGACGCCATCCGCCAGGGCGTCGAACAGGCGCTGGCCACGTTCGTGGACCGTGTCGCGGACCCCGACACGAGCTCGGTCCTGCGCGACGAGCTGCTGCGCAAGTTCGGCCGGGTCGAGGCGTACGAGGGCCGCGACCTCGACACCCTCCAGGGGGCCTACCGGCTCGGCGCGCGCATCGCACTGCGCCGGGCCAAGACCCTCGGCCGCCGGTACAAGCTGTCGCCCTCCCTGATCCTCGCCTTCGCCGACGCGCTCTTCGCGTACGTCGACGAGCTGGAGGCGATCGCGCGCGAAGGGTACGCGGAGGTCCAGGCCCGTGCGGCCTCCGAGGTGTCGGCGTTACGGAGGCAACTGCTCCACCTCATCCTCGTCGGGTCCCCCCTGCCGCAGGCGACCATCGCCGAGCTGTGCGAGCAGGCGTCCTGGGAACTCCCGGACCAGTGCACGCTGGTGGCCTTACGGGCCCCGGCGCCCGACCGCATACGGACGTGCCTCGACCGGGACGTCCTCGCCGACCTCGGGATGCCCCAGCCACACCTGCTGATCCCCGGACCGCTCACCCCCGAGCGGCGGGCGATGCTCGAATCCGCCCTGGCGGGCGCGCCGGCCGTCATAGGCCTGACCGTGCCTCCGCCGCAGGCCGCCGACTCCATCCGGTGGGCCAGGAGAGTACTGCAGCTCATCGACGACGGGATCGTGCCCGACCAGCCGCTCGTGCACTGCGAAGACCACCTGACCACACTGTGGCTCCTGTCCGACCCCGCGCTCGTCACCCGCATCGCGGCCCGCGAACTGGCCCCGCTCAGCGGCCTCACGGGCTCCAGGCGCGGGCGCCTGGTCGAGACGCTGCGCGTCCACATCTCCACGCGGGGCCCCGCCGATCAGGTGGCCGAGCTGCTCGGAGTCCACGCGCAGACGGTCCGCTACCGCCTGCGCAACCTGGACGCACACCTGGGCGACCGCATCACGGACCCGGAACACCGCTTCACGCTCGAGGCGGCCCTGCGCTCACTCCACCTCCAGGGCAACGACTACGCGGAATGA